TGGACCCACCATCAAAACACCCACAAAACGACATCATATCACACTATCCGTATGCAAAGGATCCCAGTTCCCTCCCAGGGCGCCCCTGTTCACGATAAAAAGCAAAAACACCAGCCCAAAATCCGTGACTCAGGCAGACCAAACCAAACCACACCAAACCAAAacccaatctctctctctctctctctctctctctctctctctctctctctctcactttcctTCCCTATAAATAACTCCGAACCAGTTCTCCACCCTCAATCTCTCAAatcctttctctctttctctctctcctctttcaaAATCCTTACTccacaagaaaagaaaaagggaaaaaaaaaaaaaaaaaggaaaaggaaaaagagagatcAGAAATGAGAAATGGCGGTACATTTAATTCAACTTCTGCAGTGCAACAGAAGTCTCCGTGGCACTCTCCAGTGCCGTACCTCTTTGGGGGTCTAGCGGCCATGCTGGGTCTCATAGCCTTCGCTCTGCTCATCCTTGCCTGCTCCTACTGGAAGCTTTCCGGCGATTTCGACGGTGGCGACAGAGACGTGGAGAGCGGCGCAGGACGTGGCGACGGTGAAAAGGCCGGAGGCGGCACCGGCAAGGCGGAGCCGCCCGTTTTTGAGGAGAAGATTGTCGTGATAATGGCCGGAGACGACAGGCCCACGTTCCTGGCCAAACCCTTGTCTGCTAGAGCTGCTTTTTCGCTCGGAGATGAGGGGGAGAGTGAGACAGAGAAGGAAGAAAAGGGAAACGAGAAGAAGCCAAAACCAGAGCTGGGTCGAGATGTCCATGATCAAGCAGCATCAACTACAACAACAACTGCAGAGAATTACATGGAGACTCAGCACACCCAAGTGCAAAACCAGTGACCGAAccatttataaatatataatactatagcttctcagtttttttttttttttggcttttttcaccttagagagagagagagagaggtgaattTTGCAGCTTTGCTTTCTCTctgtttttgctttttttttttttttgtttgggatTTTGGTGTTACTACTCGGGGAGTGTATAGATTTTGCAGAGATATATACACGAAATCCTGAGAAAGAAGACCAAGAGGGACTTTTCTCTTTCCAAACAATGATTTTGTTTTCAAACTCAAAATTTTCAGTgtgcacacatatacacacacatatgcTTTAAATCTTttcaggcatatatatatatatatatatatgcacagcCATGCCATCTGCCTTTGGTCTGTGGAATATATgtttaattaagaaaataaagagataatAAGAGGAACCAGCACAATTTTCCCACCACATTTTCATGCTTTTAGATCAAGAAAAGGAcatcaattaaaaatatatatttaaaatcatTGGGATAAGTTTTAGAaggcatatatgtatatatatattataagttCAGCAGATGAATAAACAATTTCTGTATTAGTTGGAgaataattaaagtacaataagtTTTGTAAAGTGTCCACATATTCCAGGGGCGCCCGAGAGCCCCGACTGTCGGAAATGTTCATCGGGGCCGGAGATAAATTCCGGCGTGCAAGGAGGATGAAGGAGGGAGGAGGCAGGAGCAGGAGCAGGGCGATCCATGTGGTCGAGTTCAACTTCCTCGGGGTTGAGGGGCAAGTGGCGGATTATGATTGGCTGGAAGCTGCGGTTAAGCAACGTGTAGTGCGATTCATTAGTTGTGTAGCTGAACTGTCGTCGCTACGCGTCGACGCAGAGCCGCATCCTCTGGGATTTTAactttcaataaataaaaaaacgaCTTTTCTAATTAATTTCAGAATTTTCTCCGCTCCACTCTCCTTTTTTTGTCAGCAATGTTTTCAACCTTAAAAACAAAACGAAATAAaataaacttttcaaaaaatacaaGTGTCAAAATTGGTCTCAAATCTGTCtgttaaatttgaaattttgcaCATGTAATAaagtttatattttctttatttaaatttgcacaattttaaatttaaaatctaaatttcACGCTTCTAATTTgaattttatataattataaaatgttatgttattattaattttaaaaatttttaaaattaaaaataaaaaatatttgtacatTTTTTAAATATGAATGCTTAcaacttgaaaattttgaaattatcggaaaaaataaaatcatttttcataattGAATGGACTGGgctataaattttttaaaaatttcatttaCCTTTTATTGAGTGCAACATAAATTAATCGTACACTTATATCTAATTAATTCTTATTTCCTTTCGAGATAATGTACCATGAATATTTTAAAAGCATTATTTATGCACACTTTTCTTTTAAGATTCATGAGACTATTTGGGAATTAATATATAAGAATTTGTATTAAGTTATTTAAATAAACCTAGTAAAGCACAGCGCAAgatatttgattattttattttttaaaaaagctaTGACACATGCGTGTATTACAACCTTACTAGTAAAATATTATTGtagaaattataaattaaaatataacaaaggtaaattataaaataatttttttactcTCTTATATATAGTTTATCTCAAAAAGTTattgtttaatttaatttaactaaTCAAATTCTATAACTAAATTTATAGTTATTATACTATTAATTAAAAGACGTGCAACTAagaatgaaattaaaatttaaatagagaGTATGACAAAATCATGTAATAAATTCGATTACATTTCCtcaaattttatttcatatatatatatatatatatatattatttgaatcaaaatattttttgaaatatatattaaaataaaatagtatagtctatactattattatatgagCTATGCTATGTAATATTTTTATGAGCCCTTAATTTAATTGTTACATTATCATATAATATGATGTATATATTGTATAATGAGAGCATATCTTTGTAAATGTCTTTTGCAAAGTTATTTGAATTTTTCAGATTCCTCAATTTGATTCTCCAACTCTCCCCTTGTGAAACAAGTTCCCTCCTATCAAAGCATAGACCAACATGCATTATTCCATTTCCACACACATATCaatctcattcatttctaatcaCACACCAACATTTGGAATTAGAGCATTCCATGTATTTTGAGCATCTCCCTTTATATATATAGTTGTAGTAacctatcatttttttttttctttaagttGATTTAGTAAAATTTTTTACTTTGAATTTTTGACCTGTAGACTCAATTTAATGATTGAATTAGTATGCTTTCTAGTTATGGCATCAACAAATCTCCCTTAAGAGAAAATTTACTTGTATGATGAGAAATATGATCTCCAAATAGTTAAATGGTCCAGCAATGTTCATCATAACTATAGGCTTCTGTTATAATTAATGTCCTATTTTAGATCCCTATATATGGTGCCTTGAGATGTGTTTTCCTGCTATTAGAGGTAGGGTACTTATATATTTTGACAGGAAAAAAAtcgttgatttttttttttcaaattattcgAATGCCACTAACTAAGAATAATCAACATTTCATCTTTACGTAATAACATTGAACTCTCTACCTAGAAAGCTCTCTCTTTAacctttcatttctttttcatccGTTAGTTTACTTTTTTTAGGTTTATTTTGAATGAGTTACATTTCTTTTTATGGAATTAAATACATTTATGAAGAGAGTTAGACACTCAGTTTCGTGTAGCCGTTGGCATCAACAAATCTCCCATAAGAGAAAACTTGCTTGTATAATAAGAAACCTAATCTCCAACTAGTTAAATGGTCCAGCAATATTCATCATAACTACAGGTCTCTATTATAATTAACGTCCTATTTTAGATCTCTATATATGGGTGCCTTGAGATTTGTTTTCCTACTATTAGAGGTAGGGTACTTATATATATTGATAGGAAAAAAGAtcgttgatttttttttcaaattattcaaATGCCACTAACTAAGAATAATTGACATTTCGTCTTTATGTAATAACATTGAACTCTCTACCTAGAAAGTTCTCTCTTTAACCTTCCATTTATCTTTCATCccttaatttacttttttttaggTTTGTTTTGAATGAGTAACATTTCTTTTTATGGAATTAAATACATTTATGAAGATAGTTAGCAAAATCCTAGGCACTCAGTTTCGTGTAGCTGTTGGCATCAACAAATCTTCCATAAGAGAAAACTTGCTCGTACAATGAGAAACATGATCTCCAAATAGTTAAATGGTCCAACAATATTCATCATAACTGTAGGTCTCTATTATAATTAATGACCTATTTTAGATCCCTATATATGGGCTCCTTGAGCTGTGTTTTCCTACTATTAGAGGTGGGGTACTTATATTGATTGGAAAAaagattgttgattttttttttcaaattattcaaATGCCACTAACTAAGAATAATTGACATTTCATTTTTATGTAATAACATTGAACTCTCTACCTAGAAAGTTCTCTTTTTAaccttccatttttttttccattccttaatttactttttttagaTTTGTTTTGAATGAGTTACAATTCTTTTTATGGAATTAAATACATTTATGAAGATAGTTAGTAAAATCCTAGGCACTCAGTTAGTAAAATCATTATAATATCTTTTCTCGCTTGTTCCTTTTctcaaattataataaaattcatGAATACTCCCTCTTCTAAGAGAGTTGAAACATATGTCTTTGTATCAAAATTTAACCAATTTTTAACTTTCAAATGGTGGAATGTTAAAGACATGCATCACTAATATGGGGGATGGTTGTGGATTGTCATGATTCTTACACTTAATTTAGTTTTAATATCGCTCAGTGACTTTAGGTTACTAGATATATTGAAGGTTCAAACTCAAATTATTGTTAGTTGGTCCAAgcttttttacttttattttagtGATAGTAATCACCAAGATATTATTTTTGCAGCCTACAttacaatttttttaatgaatagtCATACCTTCTGGTTTCGATCATAAGCACTCGATAAATCTTTATGGAGGCTATGACTACATACATTGACGACTTCCTTCTCTTTTCTAGATACATATATACGCATGCACATAAGGGAGTTACACCAAAATCTTCATATAATGATGCAAGAAAATGGGATGTTGATCTctagaaagcaaaaaaaaaaaaagtgttaaaaaaaattataattgaatTCTTAAAAAGGGTTATCACTAATGGACAACATGCTTTGAGCATCGCATTGTCTCGTAGTTCAAAATTACTTTaaaatttatacaatatgaaacgttcaatttttatttttatttttgtaattttttagttTTGTGTCTGCTGTCAATGGCCTTAGATGACCCATTTTATTGCCAAATAGTTTGGtgatcattttgaaaataaattaagtATAGATAATCAAACCATTCACTATATAACACacccttttattttaaaaaacaaagtcatcactttattttagtttttgaaaagataaaataaaGGAAGTCCTTTTTCAAAGAGTcttaagaaaataaattttttgatacCTTTATAATGGAATAAAGTGATTGGCACCATAAAAGACCTATTCCtattgggcttttgtggagcctagttacagtaaatttggatgatgacttgacctttctttaatgaaagatttctatcctaaggcttagttcATAGGGAGTCAGGGGGGAACGCCCCTGGGAAAATTTTTTGGACCCGTTTTGTAGCCCAAATTgcattttttatgcatatatgggcaaatttactataaatgggtCATATTGAGCCAACAGTTATTACTTAGAAATTATGTATCTTCTGATATACAGTatagtacaatttttttttttaaatttcattttcatatgtatatatatatatatatatatatatatataaatggtggAATTTTATTTCACACGAGAACCATGcgagccacacactgataataacataatttgtcttactaagaagtgtctcacccaattatacAAATGATTTTTCAGTCCTTCAGGGAACCGTTCTTAGCTTGCCTCGGGGCAGGGAATAGACTTTTGGGAGTAGTTATCAGTGCTCGTGAGATATCAATTAtcctattttattgtttttgggattgtaatatgtagacGGATAGTcatatgtatatatttggggaacaattagaactctggtaaagaaTGTTAATGTTTTAGTAATCTTCTGCTGTATGGTTTTATATATAAGTATTGGCAGGTGCACCCAGGATTCCCTAGTTAGGGCGCGTTGCATCTCTCTATATATGTATGTGTGGTATCagagaatgtttatttattttactagCATTCCAGGCTCATGTGGTGGGCCGGGGCGCTACAAGGGGACTGAGAATGGAAGCCAAAGAGGCATAAAGCTCATATAATCAGGCAttttccatgaagattaaagagcaaagaaggTAAAGAAgccatttgtttttaatttgtattacatttaaatttggtctgtaataactacatcttatgcatgataggtttatgtTCAAAGGTCATAGTCTAACCATAGGGAAAATTAGAAGATCATAGAGACCTTGgtttttttgggcttaattaaaaagcctaggccatAAAATGACAAAAGGAACCATGATCCTTACATTTGAATGCCACATGCTTTTTCACCAGGGTTGAAATAGTACAAGAGACCAAACAGAACATAAAGGTCATTTTTGTGatgtttcgggcgaccgaaccttagcAATTTAAAATGCCTCAGTCGATCGAACTGGCTAgaggtcaacaggttgaccaagCGTCAACCAACTGAACGATTTTTGAACTGACTCTTCTTAGTCGATTGAACATTGGATGTAACCATCCTCACTTTACTGAACCGACTGAAATGTTAGTTCAATTTGTGCTCGGGTGACCGTATTTCGTAGCTTAGCCAACCAAACCTCTCACCGGGCGATCAAAACCACGAAGCCCTAGGAAATTGCCTAACTGAGCCGACCGGCCATtagccacagtcgaccgaactagaaaATTGCCTAAGGGccattgtgagtgttcgggcgaccaaccctaggtgtcgggcgaccgaacctctcgggttgccgtGCTTTTACTATAGTAATTAGGggttaaaattaatatttaaacttttctaaaattcccaatatgtccccaacagtcattttcttgaaaatttataaACATCCCTTCATTTttttagattagtaactttgataagctttaaaattctctcaaatatttttttaatcaaaattccccagtttcaattcctatttcaaaaatatttttggggctaAAGTTTTACACTCTCCCAACTCGCTTTCactctttctttgaaaaattaaccttgAAGAGAGAAATTTATTTTAGGCATTTATTTTTGTAACCAACGGTATGTACTCACATTTAatctttgtttgaaaaatcttcttGAGAGTTTGCATAGAGTTTCTCCTGATTATTTCTCTTGATAAATAATTTTTGGGAGTAAACCTTATTATGGCTTGTGAACCTTGCACATTTATTACAAGTGTTCAAAAGTTCACTAATCTTCATTGCGAAAATCCTTTTTAGCTTAAAACCCTAGGTTTTTGTGTTACACCTTGataaaatatatttgagaaaatcttattagggtttaaatctttgaaacatttattatatacattataTTTCAAAGATTGCATATATTATTcaaaaaacacccttactctatgagctttatttcatatcatattagaatgtatgtatttgagttttaatgtatacatttctgcttgtattcaGAAGCATTGTACTATGtaaaaaaatggtttttattatatcgattgggttcatcccattaattgaactggaga
This genomic stretch from Malania oleifera isolate guangnan ecotype guangnan chromosome 3, ASM2987363v1, whole genome shotgun sequence harbors:
- the LOC131152233 gene encoding protein GLUTAMINE DUMPER 5-like, whose product is MRNGGTFNSTSAVQQKSPWHSPVPYLFGGLAAMLGLIAFALLILACSYWKLSGDFDGGDRDVESGAGRGDGEKAGGGTGKAEPPVFEEKIVVIMAGDDRPTFLAKPLSARAAFSLGDEGESETEKEEKGNEKKPKPELGRDVHDQAASTTTTTAENYMETQHTQVQNQ